Within the Nicotiana tabacum cultivar K326 chromosome 11, ASM71507v2, whole genome shotgun sequence genome, the region GGGCATATTATTGTGAAAAAATTTTATGCTGCAATTTCTCAGCTTCAAAAGCTTTTGGTGTACACAAACTCTTGTATAGAATCCCAGTCATATCGTAGTATGAGACAGACCTTACAGCAGTGTCAATTGCCCGAACGAATTTTATGAAACTGAAGATCTCAGACGCAGTAACCGGTGAATGTAAATCCTCTTCCTACTATCTCACCAGCACAATACCATGCAAAGCACTCCAAGCCAAATAAAACAGCAATACCGGCATCTTCAACCTTCAAATCCTTTCTATTCTGCCACATGTGCTTCACAGAATCAAGTTCCTTTTGGAATGACTCATAACGTCCAGGGATGCTGACAGGAGTAAAAGAAGAAATTCAGTAATGATCATGAATAAATGTCACCAGTGGGCTACTAGTGAATTTTTTCCCCATTTAAAGATGTACGCTACTACATCACACTAGTGCTGCAAAGTCTGGGCACAAGAACCATGAGAACTCTAAAAGTGTGTCCCGTGTCAACAAGAATATTCTTAGTATGCTCTCCGACAAGGACATGTTCAATAATCCATCAAGGAATCAACCATGTCCAATAGAAGAATATTGTAGTCCACATCTCAGCCAGGTGGTGGTCAAGGAATTAAGCAAAATGTAACAATAAATAGTATTTTCAGGGCTTTATATTTACTGGTATAATGAAACCAGTGAATTAGGAATTTCACTACATGTGAAACACTTAAAGGATAAGAGGGTTGTCAGCCAGGGAGACAGACACAAAAATCCAATAATTTTAAAACTACAGGGATACATTAAGAATGTGAGGTGTAATTATATTTATGCATGTGTGTGTGTATTTAAAAAGTTGTTTATCATAAATACTACCAATAATAACTACCAAAAAATTGAGGAAGTCCTATGCAGCTGGTAAGCTCTGAGACGCTTTAGGCCCCAACTCGCAAGGGCTTTTAGTTCTAAAATTTATACTAGTGCCCCAATACACCTAATGTGTACCAAAAATAGGATATGCCTGTCAatgataatttaaaataaataaaaatattttccaaagacATGGCATAGGTATGTCCAAAGTGAGTCCGGTGTGTTTCGGTATCCGACCCGAATACACCACCATAGATTTAGTGACAAATAATGAACTAGAACGTATTTACATGTTAGAGGATATAAGGGCGAGAAATAACTTGCTTTGTTCTTTTCAACATAAGAGGAGTTATAAAGTCTATCATTTAATTAGTTCGATTCATACATCAAAATTAATTGTTTATGCAG harbors:
- the LOC107809114 gene encoding uncharacterized protein LOC107809114, with the protein product MASKIQQLQSKACQASQYLTKHGTTYYKQLLEQNKQYIVEPPTIEKCNELSKQLFHTRLASIPGRYESFQKELDSVKHMWQNRKDLKVEDAGIAVLFGLECFAWYCAGEIVGRGFTFTGYCV